The Saimiri boliviensis isolate mSaiBol1 chromosome 12, mSaiBol1.pri, whole genome shotgun sequence nucleotide sequence ACATTTAACCCTCAGCATTCTAGTTCCTGTAAAGGGCCAGGCACCTGAGGCCAGGCTCTTCCTAGTTCCTTAGAGATGAGCCCCAGGGAGAGAACTATAGCACTGTTGGAGTTCCTGGGGCAACTGAAGAAGGAGATGGAAGTGTCAGGATGTCCCGATCGGTGACTCCCAAACCTGGTCGGGCAGAAGAATCTACCaggtaggttttttaaaaatacaaatcctcaaaaataaaaaggaatgaactactgacaTACACAACATGGGTAAATCACAAAACAATCATGCtgagtggaagaagccagacaaaaacaattataaactgCATGGCTGTTCTCATACAAgctctagaaaatgcaaactaagcTACAGTGACAGGAAGCAGATCAGTGGGATGGATGGGAGGGGTAGGAGGAGATGTCACAAAGGGGCAGCAGGCACCTTTTAGGGTGATGATATATTCACTGTgttgattatggtgatggtttcacaggtgtataCAAACACTGAAATATATcaaattgtgcactttaaatatTGTATGTCacttatacctcaataaaattttaaaaataataataataaaagtggcgaggcacagtggctcactcctgtaatcaagcactttgggaagctgaggtgggaagatcatgaggtcaggagttcaagatcaacctgaccaagatggtgaaaccccatctctactaaaaatacaaaaattagctgtgcgtggtggcatgtgcctataatcccagctattcgggaagctgaggcagagaattgcttgaactcgggaggcagaagtttcagtgagccgagatcatgccactgcactgcactccagcctgagtgacagagcaagactcagtctcaaaaataaattaataataataatgataataataaaagtacagtTCTCTAGCCAAAATGATTGGGACACAGGAGTCTTTGTTTTTATAAGCTTGGATGGTAGCCAATCCAAGAGTTCCACTATAATCCCAACTCCTATTACCTTTTTAAAGCAATGTTTCATTAAAGGGTGTACTTTCTAAAGCAATTCAGTGATTCTTATGCAAGCAGTGACTGCCAGGTGTTTGGAAATTACTATTCAAGACAGTTACAGTATCTTGGTTTAGAGCTTAAATGGTGAGttgtttcatatttaaaatgagcttagttaaaaaagaaattgcacaAAATTATGTCCTGAGGTGGAAAGAAGTTCCTGTCATATTGTCAGGTGAAAAAAGCAAGCTGTAAAACAGTAAGCAGGAGAAAAATCTATCTATTTCTACATCTACTATTGCTATCCATGTCTTTAACAGCATCTTTTTGAAAAGAGGTATAGAATAGAATGTAGAGACATTCAATATCTATAGATATGCATTTCCTCTCCATCTAGGGTTATAGAATGATTTTATGTTGACTTTAGGAAATTTTTGTTCTAGATgtagtttctaaattttctagaatAAACATGCCTTATTTACGTGATAAACTAATCAAAACTGTATATCAATAGTCAGGGGCCCCCATTCACATCTGTGATTGGTTTAGCTCGTTTACCCACTGCTGTTCCAAGCATATTGTGTTCAGCGCTCATGTTGAAACAGTGGTTTCTGTCTCCGAAACCACTTTAAAATCACTCTTTATGAAGCAAcacagatataaaataaatgtaggaCTCAGTGAGAAACAGATGGAGGGGAGGaaacaggaggaggaaaagaaagggggagagaaggaaagggagagaatatATAAAGCTGAGActtgaggaagggagaggagggaaaagaaagaggtCAACCCAGTAGCTGTCTGTGAACCCATGCATAGCACAGTGTGTCCCACCAAGGGTATCAAAAGCAACACAAGCATGATGACAAAAACCCAAGACTCTGGGGAAGAAAACCAGATCAGATTTGTAAGCTGATGGTCTTTCTATTTGAGAAGGGTTTACATGCCCAGACCTTTCTGATGTTGATTTTACAGGAGCCCAGCTGCACTCCTAGCATGCCTACCTGGCTCCAGTGTAACATGTTCTGCACAGAAGTTCCAGCAGGAGAATGGGTTGTATACACATCCACTCGAGactgcaaaataaatacattgaaatgaagaaaacagcatTAAGGTGGCATTGAAATAAACATTGTGTTTTGCCCTTCAAATCAGTAAAAACTAGAGCCACCATCTCAAGTTTATGAAATCAAAGgtagaagaaaattatttgactAAAAATCTGTCCTATAAAAATACAGCCACACTCAGAGTACACGTGAAGGAGGTGCAACAATATGGTAAGCATGGGACTGTGTGGGTGGTGTTTACAGGgcatgttcattttcttcttcatgctTTCCTGAATTTCCCAAATTTCATATAACAattatcaggaaaaagaaaaatggcacttAAATTCCTTAGGGTCTTTATTCTAGGATTTTAACACCTGTTTTCAAAATGCTACATGACAAACtaacaaataaatttagaaacaCCAGCATCGTATTGGCCAAgggtttacattttataaaataaaatgggtttaaattttattaaattttttacacatacacagacacaagtgtgtgtgtgtgtgtgtgtgtgtgtgtgtgtgcaagtatacacatatgtgtatgtaaataaccattccaaatttaaatacttaatttatttaatttgtgtattttagatTTGGTagatacatgtgcaggcttgttaccaGGGTagattgcatgatgctgagatgTGGGCTTCTACTGATCCCATCACCATAGTACTCAGTATTGGCTATGGTACTCAACAGGAAGTTTTCCagcccttctccctctccctccttccttttggagtccccagcgtctattgttcccatctttatgtctacCACTTACTGtaatttctaaaagaaacaaatcactagaatgaatataaatattacaaCTTAAATTGTGACAGATCTCTTCATTCAATAGTCACCTAGATACAACACAGGAAGGTGACAGCCACCAGCCTGAGGATAGCAGCAGGTGGTACTGTATTCCTGGCATTGGCCAAAGTTCATTCTTGTGCCTCTCAAAGGAAAGACACTTTAGAGTTCTGATGAGGTCAATCCTGCCTCTCCCACATCATTCCACACAAATAAGCATATTTACAGATAAAGGAAAATCAAATCTTACTATAAACAGGCATACCATATTTAAATTTCTCTCATTAAAtccacacagaagaaaaaagagatttcCACAGAGCTCCTTCAGTATGACATGAGTGCAAACGTGAGTACCCAGCCACTTCAAAAATGCACTCTGAGGAAGAAATTCTTTGTCTCCAAATAAGtcctacaaaataaaaagaaacccaaGAACATCTCAGCATTTCATTCTGGTGCACAGGTCTCCATGACTCACCTCAGAAGCAGAGACAAGCACCCAGTGTCTCCATCAACAGTCTCAAGAGAGACTGGCAGCCAGTGGACATTCAGACCAGGATGCTTTTTCAAAAGTTTACTAAGGCAAAAATCACACACTACAGAGGCGTATTTAAATTCTCCAAATGAAGAgaagaaggcagaaaataaaataagtttacaGCAGACTTCTACAATGGGAAAGGGCCTTAATGATCCTCCATCCCAGGGCCATCCCCAAGTAGTTTTCATCTGACTGATGGATCGGTGGTTACTTCTAAGAAACAGGCAAAGCTGTGATTGATCAGCAATGTCTGCCAGAGGTGTGTCCATCTAATTCAATGCTACTGACCAGCAAGCCAAATCCAGCTCActccttgatttttgttttaaaattttttttattggccaggcatggtgtctcatgcctgtaatcccagcactttgggagatcaaggcaggaggactccctgagcccgggagtttgagaccagcctgggcaacatggtaagaccctcacctcattaagtttaaaaaaaaaacgaacaaacaaaaaaacatttttattgtgataGAACATACATAAtataacatttaccattttaatcatttgaaaCAGGGATCCTCAGCTCCCAGACCGTGGACCAATTCAAGTCCATGGCCTGTCAAGAATcaggccacagagcaggagatgAGTGGCTGGCAAGTGAGCCTTACcgcctgagctctacctcctgtcaaatcacagtggcattagattctcatcagAGAACAAACCCTACAAACTGCACATGCAAAGGATCCAGGCTGCAAGCggcttatgaaaatctaatgtctgatgatcctAGGTAGAAcggtttcatccccaaaccatcccccacaccatccatggaaaaactgtcttctatgaaactggtccctggtgccagaatggTTGGGGATTGCTGATTTAGAAGAGTTCAGTTTAGTGATACTAAGTACactcacactgttgtgcaaccatcgtCACTATCTTCAGAACTTTTCCATCTCCCTAAACTGAAACTCAGTACTCACTGAATAacaactccccattctccctccccACAGCACTGCCTATttgtataaataaagttttattggaacacgaCTATACTCATCTCTACATATTGTTTCTGACTATGTTATAATGGCAGAGTGGTGTTTTTACAAGAAACCAATGGCCCACAAAGTCAAATATATTTACTGACTGGCCCTTTCATTTACTGACtgaaaagtttgccaacccctggccTACACTGCTCCTAATCAATGCTCGGTGAGCCTGTGTGCAAGTATTTGCAGGGCAATCTCTGCACTCTAAAGGAAGATCTTCACATACTTGTGCaatggaaagaggagaaagatcTTCCTTATATTGAACCCAAACCTGCCCCCTTATAATTTACACTCTTGCTCATGTCTATCCTCTAGAGggacaaacagaaagaaacaacccaaatgcctataaagacagttttaggagttgaattgtatctcccttaaaaaaatataatgaactCCTAACCCACAGTATCTCAGAATAGCCATATTTGGAGATAGGCTCCTTACAGAggaatcaagttaaaatgaggtcattagggttgGCCCTATGGTCATTAGGTTGGCACTATGATTGTTGTCCCTACCGAAGGGGAAATTTGGGCACagagacagacatgcacacagggagaatagcatgtgaagatgaaggcagaaatcagGGTGTTGCTAACAAGCAAAACAATATATTTCTTTCAGTGcatctgtatgtatataaattCACGTACAAGATCTTCAGGAAAAGACCCCAAAATGAGCGCTGGGTTTAATTCTGAGAAAAGTAGGAGAAGTCTTAATAGTTGAAGAGTACTTAATTTGTCATCTCTGAACTGTTCATAATGAAAATTCATACTTCCATTACCCagagcattaaaaataaacttagtcAGAGGGGCTGCATTTTATCTGCATGCTCTGGTCACTGGTGCAGTAAATCTCCTCTTATGTGAAGTCAGGTTTTGAGATCAGAGAGGCCATCTTTCCTGTTAAAGTCTTCTGAATGGCCCATGAGAGACATCACACCTGATTTCAGGTATATATTTCTATACAGgatttcatatgtgtgtgtgtaaatatatatttcataaaagaCATATAATGCATGCATAATATACCATCTGGCCTTAGCTGGCTTAAAACTCTTTTTCATGAAATCTATTTCCTCCTTGAACAGAGCTTGGGGTCTCAAAGCTTTAGGGCAGACCCCTGATGAAGCTACTGGCTGTGTTTTGGAGCcatattataaaatacagtaatGATGGTGTTGTTAGGTCTCCCTCAGTGTAGCTAGGGATGGGCTTTTGGGATGAGCACATTTCCTGTCTCCcatctcctcctgcctcctctgtgCATAGGCTAACCTCATGGGATAAAGGGCAACTCCACCAatgcttaaactattttctccCAGATCCCCCTTGCTGTCCCTCTTAGGTGGGCAGAGCTGTACTGACAATGCTAACCATGAGTACACGTGGCACCAGTGTGCAAGGAATGACAGGCGTCCCCGGCCACCCCTGGGTCTGGAAGGAGGGgtaaatggaagaagaaaagccCATTGCTCCACTGATATCAAAATGCAGGGGAGGAAGGCACAGCTTCTCCCTCCACTGGCCAGTTCTTCCAATCTGAGGAGGGAAtctgtggggagaggagagggataGGAAGGGTCCAAGTACCTTAATGAGAAGATCCGGAAAATGTCCTAATTTGGCCAGCGGGCTAGTACAGAAGTCCACAGAAGCCACAGGAGCCAGggcaaaaaacattttaatcctTTTGGCCAGCTCAGGGATCTGTGAAAATGCTATAAAACCTGTGCGaacaaagggaagaaagcagaaattCCATTTTCTGGGATTTCCTTTTCTCAGAAAAGACAAAGGCCATCACCCACGCTGCCCTCTCGCAGCGGCCTGAGACCACGCAGGCTACACCATCAGCAAGAGGCAAAACACTTGGCATGGGGCCCTCTGAATTTCCGTGTGCCCTAATACTGAATTTGATTAAACTAGTAAACCAAGCATTTGCTAATGCTAGTTCCAAATCTCAACCTAGataaatgctgaaagaaatccAGGCTGGGAGAACCAGAAAATCTTTCCAGTTCCATTTCCAATTTAAATCACAGACTGTATTTCCAAAAGCCTCACCCCATCACCTTTATCCCCACCATGCCCCTTCCCCAAAGAACAATTCACAGACACCACGTTCGAATAAACCACCAATGATTTCAAAGGAACTCACAGTTAGAATCCCCtcgctttaaaatattttttaacccttgatatggtttggctgtgtccccacctaaatctcatctttaattgtagttcccataattcccatgtattgtgggagggacctgatggaggataattgaatcatggaggcagtttcccccatgctgttctcgtggtagtgaataagtctcgtgagatttgatggttttataaggggaaaccccttttcacttggctctcactctgtcttgtctgccaccatgtaagacatcccttgatcttcaccatgattgtgaggcctccttagcTCACCATCCAttaaactgtgagtccattaaacctctttttctttagaaattgcccagtctcatgtatgtctttattagcattgtgaaaacagactaatacaaccttCTCTGACTTCTTGCCACCTGGCCCCAGAATGTCACTTTAGTAAGCAGTGGAGCAAAGGGCACAAGTAGAAACCCTTGCTTACTATAATTAtgggcaatttttattttctttaactttactaaattttctgtttttctacagTGAAcacacattacttaaataatcagcataaattaaaatgcacataatttttcaaaattgtttgtaAACCAAATGTAACTTGTACCTGTAGTTAGCTAAATTCCACTTAACTTCAGAAggcagtacatttttttttgttttcttttaaaatgtctctgaATTTAGAAACTACTTGTTTTCTACCCTCTCACATCCCCATCTTGCTTTATTTAGGAAAACATATATTGTGGCTTACATTAATTTCAATTTCAAGAAAACTATATAACATTAATTTTCAGAGAAGGCTAAATGTTACCAAAATTCCTTATCCTCTTCATTATTTCTGTTTGgcgttttaaaataaactgtgttTGAACTAACGTCTTTCTATATTTCACTTTTAAGTACAAACTCTGTAATGAAGACTTTATATCGACTTCTTATTTACGTACATACCGATTGTGGTGCCTTGAGAATGACCCACATAATACACTTGTTCTTGGCCAGTTTTATTCAGAATGAAGCTAATAGAAGCTGGTAGGTCATATTTTGCCATCTCATCATAACTGTAATCCAAGAAAAGAACTCTTTCATTGAAATAGTACATGCAATAGAATAGCACACACATACTGAGTATGCAGTTAGATGAGTTACCACAAACTAAACACAGCTGTGAAAACCAGCAATGAGTCCAGGAAACAATATCAGAAGGACTGCAGAAGCCCCCTTGGGTGCTCTTACAATTGTGTCTCCCAAAGGTAACTATTGTCCTCATTTTGCACACCATAAATTAGTTTTAGCCATTTTATATATTCCTGTAAGTAGAATTATACAGTGTGTATTCTTCTGTATCTGATTTCATCCATTTTTTGCTGCATATAATTACAGGTTGTTCATTCTTATTctactatataaatatacaatactTTATCCATTCACTGCTGACATGCATTTGGGTAGTTTCCTGTTTTCTGCTGTTACAAATAGTGTGACAATAAATCTATTATTGTATATGCCTTTTGATAAAAGCTCTCATTCTTGTGTTTCAGGTCCTTAGAGTAGcctcttattttacaaatgggaagCAAACGCAGAGGCTTCTGCTGTGCTGCTGACTTTCTCTAatacctgataccaaaacatagACCAAAATCCAGGTGTGCATATGGGTATGTGCGTGTGCATGTTGCCACTGTCAGGAGAAGAGCCAACCCCTAGCAAGCTCCTACAATGTGCCAGGCTCTGTAGAGGTTCCTTCCTGCATCCTCTCTTTTAAGCCCCCAGTGACCTCATGAGGTAGGTGTTTATTATGCCCCAttttaacaaatgaggaaaccaagacacaGGGGGCTTATGTAATATGTCCAGTGTTATACAGCAATTAATTGGTAGAGCCAGAagtaagagagaagaaaggataatttctggaaagaagaaaagtgaacatCTGGagtacatatttatggagaaaggaggaaagttACGGAACCGCATTTACCCAGCAGCTCCCACACCACCAGAAATGCCAAAATAACTTAAGAATTCCTAACTAAATCTAAATCTTAATGTaatcatttacttttaatttaccTTACTGCTAGTCATTAAATTCCTAGCAATGTTTAAAAACTTTCAGAAGACACCAGCTTGCCCTCTCATACAACTTCAAAGTTACCCACCTATCTGCCCCTTCTGCTGGAATCCTGTGTGTCTGCTTTAAGAGTACTAAGGAAATACAGCCATGCCATTATCAATTCAAATATACCTGAAAGTCCAGAATTCATCCTGAGAAACTGAGAGTGTCTTATGTTTCCGAGACCAGGTATTTCCTCTGCTGTTGCCCATCCACACATCAAAACCAGCATCAGCAAGAATGAAGCCCAGGCTGCTGTTGGCAAGGTTTGTGACCCAGTTACTAGAATCTGCCAGCAAGCCATGTTGCAGGAAGACAACTGGTTTGGGACCTGAAAAACATTCATTGTTTAGGAGGTAGAAGCACCAAGCTTCAAAACAAACATATCTTGCTAAATAGAACATTCGTAAAAGATCCATAAGCAAATAATGAACTAGAAGTAAATTAAAATCTTGAGGTGGTGATGTACTCCCACATGACATTAGTAAAGAACTTTTTTTAAACAGCACTGGCAAGGTAGGAGTGAAACTGGACCATGGTTTGCATGTCCAGTAACAAGACACATTTACttagcagcaaaaacaaaaatcaatatatttttaagaacttaTAAGATGTTTTTACAATTTGCTTTGGTAATTGCATCTCTTACAATAATTACTaacaaaataaaccaaaggaaagaaaaagatcacACATGACGAGACATCACTATACATGTATCAGAATGACCAATATCCAAAAACGCTGAAAACACCAattgctgatgaggatgtggaggaataggaactttcattcactgctggtagaaatgcaaacTGGTAGCACCACACTGGAAAAGTctgacagtttcttacaaaactaaacagaCTCTTACCATATAATCCATATAAAATACCACATAATTCCTTGGTATTTTACCCAAAGGGGTTGAAAACTTAACatttacacaaaaacctgcatacaGATGTCTATAGTAGCTTTACTCACAACTGCCAAAATTTAGAAACAACCAAGATGTCGTCCAGTAAATGAATGGATGACCAAACTGTGCTATATCCGACGATGGAGTGTTTGTTCAGCCCTAAAAGGAAAGGGGCTACCAAGCCACGAAAAGACATAGAGGAATCTTAAATGCAAATTACTAAGATCTATAAAGGCTGCATTCTATATGACatgctggaaaaggcaaaactagagAGATGGTAAAAAAGATcctggttgccaggggttaggagagagaaagggattcATAGAGCAACGAGGATATTTTAGGGCCGTGAGACTACTCTGTATGAAATTGAAGTGGTAGATACACGTCATCATACATTTGTCCAAAACTATAGAATATACAACATAAAGATTGAACCGTaatggctaggtgtggtggttcacacctgtaatcccaacactttggcaggctgaggcgggtggatcacttgaggtcagtattttgagactagcctggccaacatggcaaaaccctgtctctactaaaaatacaaaaaaaatagctgggcatggtggtgtgcacctgtaatcccagctattcaggaagctgaggcaggagaattgcttgaacccaggaggcagaggttgcagtgagccaagattgcaccactacactccagcctgggtaacagaacaaaactccatctcaaaaaaaaaaaaaaaaaaaaaaaaatgagtgagactccatctcaaaaataaaaagtgaaccctaatgtaaactatggccttgtgtcaatgtaggttcatcagctATAACAATTACAATTCCACTCTAGGGGACATTCATTACAGGGGACTGTGGGGGCAgagggtatatgggaactctctgtacctttcactcaattttgctatgaacttaaaactgcttttaaaaaataaaatttaatagaaatctTTTAAGctaaataaaaaagttatatagCTAAAAAGgctcacacacacaaattcataaatatctgtgtctgtgtctgcctGTGAGAATTGATTTTCTACTCACCTGTACCTGAGACAGTGATACAGCagaaaaaacaggccaggcgcagtggctcacacctgtaatcccagcactttggaaggccaatacagatggatcactaggtcaagagatagagaccatcctagccaacatggtgaaaccccatctactaaaaatgtaataattatctgggcatggtggtacatgcctgtagtcccagctacttgggaggctgaggcaggagaatcacttgaacccaggaggcagaggttgcagtgagctgagattgcatcactacactccagcctggcaacagagagacactgcatctcaaaaaaagaaaagaaaagcaggaaaggaaaggggaaaggaggggaggggaggggaggggaggagaggggaggggaggggaggggaggggaaaggagaggaggggaggggaggggaggggaggggaagggaggggaggggaaaggagaggaggggaggggaggggaagggaggggaggggaaaggaggggaggggaggggaggggaggggagggaagacaaAGACATTGGAGCCAAAGAAACCTGACCTCAAGCTGCTTCTCTAATGCTGATACCTTTCAGTTATTCGTGAAACAAGCCTTTATTGAGTaccaactatgtgccaggcattcttctcagcactgagaatacagcagagaacaaaatcaagaggaaaaaaaagtacttCCATTGAGCTGACATTATACTGACCACAAGtttcattttattcacttatgtgattgattgattgattgattgactgatt carries:
- the LIPA gene encoding lysosomal acid lipase/cholesteryl ester hydrolase, with protein sequence MKMWLLGLVVYLVLWTPHSEGSGRKPTAVDPETKMNVSEIISYWGFPSEEYLVETEDGYILCLNRIPHGRKNHSDKGPKPVVFLQHGLLADSSNWVTNLANSSLGFILADAGFDVWMGNSRGNTWSRKHKTLSVSQDEFWTFSYDEMAKYDLPASISFILNKTGQEQVYYVGHSQGTTIGFIAFSQIPELAKRIKMFFALAPVASVDFCTSPLAKLGHFPDLLIKDLFGDKEFLPQSAFLKWLGTHVCTHVILKELCGNLFFLLCGFNERNLNMSRVDVYTTHSPAGTSVQNMLHWSQAVKFQKFQAFDWGSSAKNYFHYNQSYPPMYNVKDMLVPTAVWSGGHDWLADVYDINILLTQITNLVSHESIPEWEHLDFIWGLDAPWRLYNKIINLMRKYQ